DNA from Bradyrhizobium diazoefficiens USDA 110:
GTACGCCGGGACGCCAGTGATTGAGCCGAGAAGCCGCGGCGTACTGGATTCCCCGCCTTCGCGGGGAATGACAGTGGGGATGCGAGGAATGACAGCGGGGGATAGTCGCGCCGTCAGCCCAAAAATCCCCCTCCAAAGGCTGTCAAAGCCCGCAAAAATTCATACATTGCGGCCATGCCCAAGACATCCCCGAAGACCACCGCCAAAGCTGACACCAAGGCTGCCGCGCCCAAGACGGCCGCCGACAGCAAATCCGCTGCGACAACTGCTGCCAAACCGGTGGCGGCGAAGGCGGCCGGCAAGGGCGACCATGTCTTCCTGGTCGACGGTTCCTCCTACATCTTCCGCGCCTATCACGCGCTGCCGCCGCTGAACCGCAAATCCGACGGTCTTCAGGTCAATGCCGTGCTCGGCTTCTGCAACATGCTGTGGAAGCTTTTGCGCGACATGCCAGCCGACAACCGGCCGACGCATCTGGCCATCGTGTTCGACAAGTCGGAGGTCACCTTCCGCAACAAGATCTACCCCGAGTACAAGGCGCACCGGCCGCCGGCGCCTGACGATCTGATCCCGCAATTCGCGCTGATCCGCGAGGCCGTGCGCGCCTTCGACCTGCCCTGCCTGGAACAAGGCGGCTTCGAGGCCGACGATCTGATCGCGACCTATGCGCGGGAGGCGAGCGACCGCGGTGCCACCACGACCATCGTGTCCTCCGACAAGGACTTGATGCAGCTCGTGAACGACAGGATCACGATGTACGACACCATGAAGGATCGCCGCATCGGCATTCCCGAGGTGATCGAGAAATTTGGCGTTCCGCCGGAGAAGGTGGTCGAGGTGCAGGCGCTCGCCGGCGATTCCACCGACAACGTGCCCGGCGTGCCCGGCATCGGCATCAAGACCGCGGCGCAGCTGATCGTCGATTATGGCGACCTCGAGCAGCTCCTGTTCCGCGCGACCGAAATCAAGCAGCCGAAGCGGCGCGAGGCGCTGATCGAGAATGCCGAGAAGGCGCGGATCTCGCGCAAGCTGGTGCTGCTCGACGACAAGGTCGAGCTGGAGGTGCCGCTCGACGACCTCGCCGTCCACGAGCCCGACGCGCGCAAGCTGATCGCCTTCCTGAAGGCGATGGAGTTCTCCACGCTGACGCGCCGCGTCGCCGACTATTCGCAGATCGATCCCGCCAATGTCGATGCCGATGTGGCGAACAGCAGCGAGGCCCGCGGCGGCGACAGCGCGGCCAGGACGACCTCGTCCGCGACGTCCGGCGATCTCTTCGCCGCTCCTGCGGTTACGGCAACGGGCGGCGACAAAGGCGGCAAGTCGGCCAGCATCAAGGGCGCGCCGATCTCGCTCGCCGCCGCGCGCGAAGAGGCGCTGCGCAAGCTTCCGGTCGACCGCGGCAAGTACCAGGCGATCAAGACGCTCGCCGAATTGAACGCCTTCATCGCGCGCATTCACGATGCCGGCCATGTCGCGATCGAGATCAGGGCGAACTCGATCGATCCGATGCAGGCCGATCTCTGTGGCGTCGCGCTGTCGCTCGCGCCGAACGATGCGTGTTACGTGCCGCTGGCGCACAAGCAGTCCGGCGGCGGCGCCGGCCTGTTCGACGGCGGCCTTGCGCCCGATCAGGTCAAGCATGCCGACGCGATCGACGCGTTGCGGCCGGTGCTGGAATCATCGGGCATCCTCAAGATCGGCTTCGACGTCAAATTCACCGCCGTCATGCTGGCGCAGCACGGCATCACCTTGCGCAACACCGACGACGCCCAGCTGATCTCTTATGTGCTCGACGCCGGCCGCGGCTCGCACGGGCTGGAATCGCTCGCCGAGCGCTGGTTCGGCCACGCCATGCTGAAGGAGGGCGAGTTGCTCGGCAGCGGCAAGGGCAAGATCACCTTCGACCAGGTGCCGATCGACAAGGCCGCGCCGCTGTCAGCGGAAGGCGCCGACATGGCCTTGCGGGTCTGGCGCGTGCTGAAGCCGCGCCTCGTCGCCGAGCACATGACGACGGTCTATGAGACATTGGAGCGGCCGCTGGTCGCGGTGCTCGCGCGCATGGAGCGGCGCGGCATCTCGATCGATCGCCAGGTGCTGTCGCGTCTCTCCGGCGACTTCGCCCAGACCGCGGCCCGCGTCGAAGCCGAGATCCAGGAGATCGCGGGCGAGCCGGTCAATGTCGGCAGCCCCAAGCAGATCGGCGACATCCTGTTCGGCAAGATGAGCCTGCCGGGCGGCACCAAGACCAAGACCGGCGCATGGTCGACCACCGCGCAGGTGCTCGACGAGCTCGCCGAGCAGGGCCACGACCTTCCGAAAAAGATTCTGGAGTGGCGCCAGGTCTCGAAACTCAAATCGACCTACACCGACGCGCTGCCTGAATACGTCAATCCGCAGACCCATCGCGTGCACACGACCTACGCGCTGGCCGCGACCACGACGGGCCGGCTGTCGTCGAACGAGCCGAACTTGCAGAACATCCCGGTGCGCACCGAGGACGGCCGCAAGATTCGCCGCGCTTTCATCGCGACGCCCGGGCACAAGCTCGTCTCCGCCGACTATTCGCAGATCGAATTGCGGCTGCTGGCCGAGATCGCCGACATCCCCGTGCTGAAGCAGGCGTTCCGCGACGGGCTCGACATTCACGCCATGACCGCGTCGGAAATGTTCGGCGTGCCGATCAAGGGCATGCCGAGCGAAATCCGCCGCCGGGCCAAAGCGATCAATTTCGGCATCATCTACGGCATCTCGGCGTTCGGCCTCGCCAACCAGCTCGGCATCGCGCGCGAGGAGGCCTCGGCCTACATCAAGAAGTATTTCGAGCGCTTCCCCGGCATCCGCGCCTATATGGACGAGACGCGCGATTTCTGCCGGCAACACGGCTATGTCACCACGCTGTTCGGCCGCAAGTGCCACTATCCTGATATCAAGGCGTCGAACGCCTCGGTGCGCGCCTTCAACGAGCGCGCCGCGATCAACGCGCGTCTTCAGGGCACCGCAGCCGACATCATCCGCCGTGCCATGACGCGGGTGGAGGACGCACTCGCCGAGAAGAAACTCTCGGCGCAGATGCTGCTCCAGGTGCATGACGAATTGATCTTCGAGGTGCCGGACGCCGAGGTCGAGGCGACGCTGCCGGTCGTGCAGCACGTCATGCAGGACGCGCCGTTCCCGGCCGTGCTGCTGTCCGTGCCGCTGCACGTCGATGCACGCGCCGCGAAGAACTGGGACGAGGCGCATTGACGGCTCTTCACCTCGGCTCACTTGCGCTTCGCTGACGCCACAAACACGGTGTCGTCCCGGCGAAGGCCGGGACCCATAACCACAGGATCGAGTTGGGCGAAGATTGCCCACTACGATCCCGCACCACACTTCTCCCTGGGGGTATGGGTCCCGGCCTTCGCCGGGACGACGCCCAGAGAGACACGCACTGAATCGAATTGTCCTCCGAGCAATTGCGCGATGGCTCCGCCGCCTCGCGCATATTAGAACCACCGCATCTCCTGCACCGGTTCTCCCATGCCCCACACTTCCGCGCTGCTCGGCTTCGCTCTCGTCTGCCTCGGCCTCGTGCTCACGCCGGGACCGAACATGATCTACCTGATCTCGCGCTCGATCACGCAGGGGCCGGCGGCGGGCATCGTCTCGCTCGGCGGCGTGGCGCTCGGCTTCGTGTTCTACATGCTGTGCGCGGCGTTCGGCATCACGGCGCTGCTGCTCGCCATTCCCTTTGCCTATGACGCGCTGCGCTTTGCCGGCGCCGGTTATCTGCTGTGGCTGGCCTGGCAGGCGGTGAAGCCGGGCGGGCGCTCGCCGTTCCAGGTGAAGCAGCTTGCGATCGACAGTCCGCGCAAATTGTTCGCGATGGGGTTCGTCACCAACCTGCTCAATCCGAAGATCGCGATGCTGTATCTGGCGCTGCTGCCGCAGTTCATCGATCCCGCCGCCGGCAGCGTGCTGACGCAGTCGGTGGTGCTGGGCGCGATCCAGATCGCGATCAGCGTCAGCGTGAATGCGATGATCGCGCTCGCGGCCGGATCGATCGCGCTGTTCCTGGCGAACCGGCCGAGCTGGATGCTGGTGCAGCGCTGGCTGATGGGCACGGTGCTGGCCGGGCTTGCGGTCAGGATGGCGGTGGAGGCGCGGAAGGTGTGATTGCCTCTTAACCTCTCCTCGCTTGCGGGGAGAGGTCGGATTGCGAAGCAATCCGGGTGAGGGGGTACAGGTCTCACGCCGATCTCGCGTGTGGAGAGAAGCCCTCACCCCAACCCTCCCAGCGCGAGCGAAGCTCGTCGCGGCCCCGTAAGAACGGGGAGAGGGAGAAGAAAGCTCAATCCAGCTTCGCGTCCATGCCCCGCTTCACCGCAGGCCGCGCCATCAGGGCCTCGTACCAGCGCTTGACGTTGGGGAAGTCGGCCAGCTCAACCTTGTGGCGTGGATGGCGCCAGGCCCAGCCCAGGATGGCAAAATCGGCAACCGAGAGGTCGCCGGCGACGAAGTCGCGGTCCGCCAGCCGGCGGTCGAGCACGGCGTAGAGCCGGCGGGTTTCGGCCATGAAGCGCTTCAGGCCGTAGGCGCGGTCCTGCTCGTTCTCGAGCGCGATGAAATGATGCACCTGGCCGGGCATCGGGCCGAAGCCGCCCATCTGCCACATCAGCCATTCGTAGACCGGGATACGACCCGCGAGCGATTTCGGCAGGAATTTGCCGGTCTTTTCGCCCAGGTAGAGCAGGATCGCACCGGATTCGAAGATGCTGACGGGCTTGCCGTCCGGCCCCTCGGGGTCGACGATCGCAGGGATCTTGTTGTTGGGGGAGAGCTTCAGGAACTCCGGGGCCATCTGCTCGCCCTTGGTGATGTTCACCGGGATCACCTTGTAGGGCAGCCCCATTTCCTCCAGCGCAACCGAGATCTTGCGGCCGTTCGGCGTGTTCCAGGTGTGCAGCTCGATGGTCATGCGTCGTTTCCTTCCCCAAAAGGCATGAGCCCCCACCTACTCCAGAAGGTTGCGACCCCACAACCGGCGGTCCGGGATGGCCGATCGTCGGCCGATCCCTGTTGACTGGACCTGTCCCCTCTGGAATGTCGCGGCCGTCGCGGATAAATTCCGCCACTTCCAAAAACGCTCCCGAGGGACCGCCGTGTCGAAATCAGCCTCCCGCGCCCGCCTGTTCGAAATCATCCGCCGGCGCTCCTTCGGCCGCGGCGAGGTGACGCTCGCGTCGGGCCGCAAGAGCGATTTCTACTTCAACCTCAAGCCGACCATGCTCGACCCGGAGGGCGCGACACTGCTCGCCGAGCTGACCTATGAGGCGCTGAAGGACGACAATCTCGATTTCATCGGCGGGCTCGAGATGGGCGCGGTGCCGCTCGCCGGCGCGCTGGCTCAGATCTCCTGGATCAAGGGCCATCCGATCGCGGCGTTCTTCGTGCGCAAGAAGCCGAAGGAGCACGGCGCCAAGCTCGCGATCGAAGGCCTGCCCAGGGGCGAGACGCTCCAGGGAAAGCGCGTCGTCATCGTCGAGGACGTCACCACGACAGGCGGCTCGGCGATGAAGGCGGTGGAATCCGTGCGCGAGACCGGCGCCGAGGTGGTGCTGGTGCTGACCATGGTCGACCGCGAGGAAGGCGCCACCGACACGTTCGGTGCGGCCGGCCTGCCGTTCCGCTCGCTCTACAAGGCGTCGGAATTCTTGAAGGCGTGACGGCTCTTCCCCCTCGGCCCCGTTCTTACGGGGCCGCGACGAGCTTCGCTCGCGCTGAGAGGGTTGGGGTGACGGGCCTCCCTCCACGCGTGAGATGGCCGCGAGACCTGTCCCCCCTCACCCGATTTGCTTCGCAAATCGACCTCTCCCCGCAAGCGGGGCGAGGTGAAGACCAGCCCCTCAACCGCTCATTTACCATCACCCCTTATGGTGAATCAGAAGCTGAGACGAGTTGCTCTCGGCGGGTTGCGTTGCGTCGGGTGGAGTAAGCGTTGCGTACAGTCATGTCCCATGCGCGCCGGCGGCGTCGCGCGATGCTTGTGGCCGCCACCCTGGCAGCCCCGCTGCTTGCAGCTCCCGCCCCGGTTTCGGCCGAAGGCCTGTTCGACTTCTTCTTCGGCGGCATGCAGCAGCAGCGGCCGCAGCGCGAGGTGCCGCAGCAGGCGAGCTCCTACGCCGATCCCTTCACCGGCCAGCAGAATCCCGCAACCCCGCAATATGTGCCGCCGACACGCTCAGCGGCCGCCGGCGGCTCGGGCCCGGCCTTCTGCGTGCGCAGTTGCGACGGCAAATATTTTCCGCTGATGCGCGGCCTCGCCTCGCCGGCGCAGATGTGTCAGGCGTTCTGTCCTGCCAGCGCGACAAAGATTTATTTCGGCTCCTCGATCGACGGCGCCGCGTCGCAGACCGGCGAGCGCTACGCCGACAGCGAGAATGCGTTCGCCTATCGCAAGGTGCTGCGCGCGGACTGCACCTGCAACGGCCGCGAGCCGGTCGGCCTCGCCCCGGTCGATCTCGCGCTGGATTCTTCGCTGAAGGCCGGCGACGTGATCGCCACCTCCGACGGCCTCGTCGCCTATACCGGCATCCGCGTTGGCAACGAGCAGACCGCCGACTTCACCCCGGTCGCCTCCTATCCCGGCCTCACCGCACAGGTCCGCGCGCGCCTCGGCGAGATGAAGGTGGCCCCGGTGCGCGCAGAGACGGTGGCAGCAGATGCGCCGGCAGCGGAGATCGTGCGCGAGACGCTGCCTGATGTGACGGTGCCGAAGACGCAGGCGAAGCCGGCGAAGCGGGCAGGACTGGATTAGGACCCAACTGTAACCAAGCCGTCGTTGCGAGGAGCACTTGCGACGAAGCAATCCAGAATCCCTCCGCGGACAGATTCTGGATCGCTTCGCTACGCTCGCAATGACGGAGGATGGTGAGTCACCTCCCGATAATCACCCCGATCACATTCGGCGCCGCCAGATATTTCTCCTCGATCGCCGCCCGCGCGGCGGCGCGGTTCTCCTGGGTCAGCAGGCCGCGCTTTTCGGCCAGGATCATCCAGCAGAAACCCCACCAATCGGTCAGCATGCCCTGATCGCCAACGAGGTCATAGCCCTGCTCGGCCGCGAAGATGCGCGCATGCGCTTCGTCCAGCGTGTCGAGAAACAGGTGGTCCTCGACCGAGAACAGGTCGTCGCTGATGTCGTCGATGGTGTAGCCCCAGATCGACTGGCACACCGCGTTGAACTCGCGGTCGAGCTGGTCGTCATCGATCCTCTGGCGCCGCGCCGCCTGATGCAGCCGCGACAGCGAGCGCGCGAAATCGGCGATCCGGGTGAGGGCAAACTGGTCGAAGGCAATGGTGGACATGTAGTCCTCGCAAAGTCTGGCAGACGCTAGATATTGTGTCGGCAACGCGCCGAATCACAATGATATATCAAAGACTTGCTAAAGTGTTCTTAATTTGTTCCCAACGCTCCTCAATCATTCGCTTCGTCCCCCCATAAGTAGAGGCCTAATGTTGGAGGGTGGAAAGATGGAGCGACGGAAGATAATCCAAGCGGCCATTGGGCTTGGTCGCCGCAAAGGCTTCGTCACCTTCGAGCAACTCAACCAGCTACTGCCCGCAGCCACCATTGAGCCCAAAGATATCGAAGCAATCATGCAGGCTTTGAGCGACGAAGGAATAAACCTGATCGATGACGATCAGGCTTGATGCCGAGGGTATCTCCGGCGCATGTGACGTCCTGGCTTTCGCCAGGACGACGATGTGGGGAGAGCCTTGGCCAGGACGACACCAGCTTCTTAGCAAGTCACCCGCCTCAATTCACCGCCGACACCAACTTGTCCCCGCACGCATTCGCATAAAACTTGCCGCCGCATTGGCGCTTGATCGCGGCGCAGCGTTGTGCGGGTGTTGCGTTTTGCGGGAGCGAGAAGCCGCAGCTCAGGCCATCAGCGTTACGGCCCTTGCCGGCGGCGAAGGCGGCGCTCGAGGTGGCGATGCAGATGACAAGGAGCGCTGCAGCAGCGATTTCAATCAGCAGTCTCATGGGGCGTCTCCTCCACACTGATGGCTGAATTAGCCGCCACACTAGCACCAAATCCACGTTCTCCGTGCTCGTCCGGGTTCCCAAATCGGCCCGTTCCTTGCATAAATTTGCGCCAGCGCAGTGCACGGCCGCACCGGCGATAGTTCCGGTGCAGAGGCAAGACGCGTAGGGTTAGTGGTGTTTCTGTCGACCAGGAAGTGACGGCCTTGCAAGATCAATCGTTCCAGCCAAACTTTCCCGCCCCCGACCAGCCCATCGACGAGCTCGCGCTGGCTGAGATCAAGGGCGCGATTCTGGCGAAGCTGCGCCTTGCCATCGGCAAGGACGCCGGCATGGCGACCAAGCACGACTGGTACCAGGCCGCGGCGCTCGCGCTGCGCGACCGCATCGTGCATCGCTGGCTCACAGCCGAGAAGCACAGCTACGACGCGGGGCGCAAGCGCGTCTATTATCTCTCGCTCGAATTCCTGATCGGCCGCCTCTTCACCGATGCGCTCAACAATATGGGGCTGCTCAAGATCTTCGAGGTCGCGCTCGGCGATCTCGGCGTCTCCCTGCCCGAACTGCGCAAATGCGAGCCGGATGCCGCGCTCGGCAATGGCGGTCTCGGGCGGCTTGCCGCCTGCTTCATGGAGAGCATGGCAACGCTCTCGATCCCGGCGATCGGCTACGGCATCCGCTACGATTACGGCCTGTTCCGCCAGATCATCAACCAGGGCTGGCAGCAGGAATATCCGGACGAGTGGCTCGGCTTCGGCAACCCCTGGGAATTGCAGCGGCCGGAAGTGATCTACAACATTCATTTCGGCGGCGGCGTCGAGCATGTCGACGACAAGGGCCGCGACCGCGCGATCTGGCATCCGGGCGAGACCGTGCAGGCGATCGCCTACGACACGCCGATCGTCGGCTGGCGCGGCCAGCACGTCAACGCGCTCCGCCTGTGGTCGGCACGCTCGCCCGATCCGTTGAAGCTCGACGCCTTCAACAAGGGCGACTATGTCAGCGCCAGCGCCGAGCAGTCGCGCGCCGAAGCGATCTGCAAATTCCTCTATCCGAACGACGAGAGCCCGGCGGGCCGCGAGCTGCGCCTGCGCCAGGAATATTTCTTCGTCTCCGCCTCGCTCCAGGACCTGGTCAAGCGGCATCTGTCGTCCGACGGCCAGCTTCGCAGCCTGTCGTCGAAGGTCGCGGTGCAGCTCAACGACACCCATCCGAGCCTCGCCGTCACCGAGCTGATGCGGATCCTCGTCGACCTGCACAATTTCCGCTGGGACGAGGCATGGAAGATCACGGTCGCGACGCTGTCCTACACCAACCACACGCTGCTGCCCGAGGCGCTGGAGACCTGGCCGGTCGAGCTGTTCGAGCGCCTGTTGCCGCGGCATCTGGAGATCATCTACCGCATCAACGTCCAGCATCTGGCGCTCGCCGAGGCGCGCGCGCCCGGCGACATCGACTTCCGCGCCTCGGTCTCGCTGATCGACGAGAAGAGCGGCCGCCGCGTGCGCATGGGCCAGCTCGCCTTTGTCGGCTCGCACCGCATCAACGGCGTCTCCGCGATGCATTCGGACCTGATGCGCGAGACCGTGTTCCACGATCTCAACCATCTCTATCCCGGCCGCATCACCAACAAGACCAACGGCATCACCTTCCGCCGCTGGCTGATGCTGGCAAACCCGAAGCTGACCGACCTGTTGCGCGAGACCTGCGGCGACGCCGTGCTCGACGATCCGACGCAGCTCTCGCTGATCGAGGCGCGCGCCAGCGACGTCGAATTCCAGAAGAAATTCCGCGCCGTCAAGCATCACAACAAGACGGCCCTGGCGCGGCTGATCGGCGAGCGGCTCGGCATCAAGGTCGATCCGGGCGCGCTGTTCGACGTGCAGATCAAGCGCATCCACGAATACAAGCGCCAGCTGCTCAACGTCATCGAGACGGTCGCGCTGTACCAGTCGATGAAGGACGATCCCAACGGCAACTGGGTGCCGCGGGTGAAGATCTTCGCCGGCAAGGCGGCGGCGAGCTACAAATACGCCAAGCTGATCATCAAGCTGATCAACGACGTCGCCGAGGTCGTCAACAACGACCCCGCGATCGGCGGCAAGCTGAAGGTCGTCTTCCTGCCCGACTACAATGTCAGCCTCGCGGAGGTGATCATTCCCGCGGCCGACCTGTCCGAGCAGATCTCGACCGCCGGCATGGAAGCTTCCGGCACCGGCAACATGAAGCTGGCGCTCAACGGCGCCATCACCATCGGCACGCTCGACGGCGCCAATATCGAGATCCGCGACCATGTCGGCAACGAGAACATCGCGATCTTCGGCATGGAGGCCGGCGACGTCATGATCCGGCGCAAGCAGGGGCTGGATGCCTCCGACGTGATCCGCAGTTCGCCAAAGCTCCAGCGCGCCATCAACGCGGTCGGCGCCGGCGAGTTCTCGCCCGGCGATCCCGGCCGTTTCGAATCGATCGCGCATGCGCTGCGCTATCTCGACCATTACATGGTCAGCGCCGATTTCGATTCCTACTACGAGGCGCAGCGCGCGGTCGATGCGCGCTGGCAGGTGGCGCCGGCCTGGACCCGCGCTTCGATCCTCAATGTCGCGCGCATGGCGTGGTTCTCCTCCGACCGCACCATCCGCGAATATGCCGAGGAGATCTGGAACGTGCCGGTCAATCCGACCACGCCGCTGCTGCCGGACCTGCGCGACGCCGCAGGCTGATTTTCCGCAGTGTGAAATCGGCGTTACCTGCGAGGTTATTGCACAGCCAGGCAATTGCTGTGGTATGACGACCGTCATTCCGGGGCGGCTCGCAGAGCCGAACCCGGAATCTCGAGATTCCGGGTTCGATGCTTCGCATCGCCCCGGAATGACAGACGGAAACACCCATGCACGCCAAGCTCCCGCACCCGTTCGACGACGCCACCCGCATCACCGCCGGTGACTCCAGCTGGCAGGGACACACCAGCGACGATTACTGGGCCTTTGTCGGTCCGTTCGGCGGCGCCACCGCCGCGACCATCTTGCGCGCGTTGATCGAGCATCCGCAGCGCGCCGGCGATCCACTCGCCGTCACCGTCAATTACTGCGCCCCGATCGCCAAGGGCCCGTTTGACCTGGATGTGCGGCTGGTAAAGGCCAACCGTTCCAGCCAGCACTGGAGCGTCGAACTGTCGCAGGGCGGCGGCGAGGTCGCGACGCTCGCAACCGCGGTGTTCGCCGAGCGGCGGCCGTCCTGGGAGCACAGGGTGGCGACGGTCCCGGACGCCGCGGCGTTCGAGGCAACGCTGCCGTTCCCGAAGATCTCGGCGTCCTGGGCCAACCAGTACGAATTCCGCTTCGTCGAGGGCGAGATGCGGATCGGCCCGCCGCAGGCCGAGCTTGCCAGCACCTATTCGAAAATCTGGATCAGCGACCGCACCCCGCGCAGGCTTGACATGCTGTCGCTGATGTCGATGTCGGACGCCTTCTTCGGCCGCATCTTCCACGCGCGGCGCGAGCTGGTGCCGTTCGGCACGGTGTCGCTGACGACCTATTTTCACACCGACAGCGAGGAGCTCGCAGCCGAGGACATCGCGCGCGTGCTGGCGACGGCCGATTCGAAGATCATGCACAAGAGCTACGCCGACCAGAACGCCGAGCTGTGGTCGCCGAACGGAAGGCTGCTCGCGACGACGACGCAGATCGCGTATTTCAAGGCTTGAGCTGCCTCCACGTCATTGCGAGGAGCGTAGCGACGAAGCAATCCAGACTGTCTCCGCGGAGGGATTTCTGGATTGCTTCGCTGCGCTCGCAATGACGGTGGAGATATCTCGCCACAAACAAAAAGGGCGGCCTCGCGGCCGCCCTTTTGCATTCTCAAATGATGCGACCTTACTCCGCCGCGAGCTTCACGTCCGGCGCGGCTGCGCGCACTTCGGCGTCGACCTGGGCTTCGAACTTGGCAAAGTTCTTCTGGAACATGCCGACCAGCGCGCGGGCGGTCTTGTCGAACTCGTCCTTGTCCTTCCAGGTGTTGACCGGGTTGAGGATTTCGCTCGGCACGCCCGGCAGCGCGGTCGGAACCGCGAAGCCGAAATATTTGTCGGTGCGGAATTCGACGTTGCGAAGCGAACCGTCGAGCGCCGCGGTGAGCAGCGCGCGCGTCACCTTGATCGGCATGCGCGAGCCCGTACCATACTTGCCGCCGGTCCAGCCGGTGTTGACCAGCCAGCAGTCGACATTGTGCTGGGCGATCAGGTCGCGCAGCATGTTGCCGTAGACGGATGGATCGAGCGGCAGGAAGGGCGAGCCGAAGCAGGTCGAGAACTCCGGCTGCGGCTCGTTGCCGAGACCGCGCTCGGTGCCCGCGACCTTGGCGGTGTAGCCGGAGAGGAAGTGATACATCGCCTGCGCCGGCGACAGCTTTGCGATCGGCGGCAGCACGCCGAAGGCGTCGGCGGCGAGCATCACCACGTTCTTCGGCTGCGGCGCGCGGCCGGTGCGCGAAGCGTTCGGGATGAAGTCGAGCGGATAGGCCGACCGGGTGTTCTCGGTCTTGGAGCCGTCGTCGAAGTCCACCACGCGGGTGTCCTCGTCGAGCACGCAGTTCTCGAGCACCGCGCCGAAGCGCGTGCTTGCGGCATAAATCTGCGGCTCGGCTTCCTGCGAAAGCTTGATGCACTTGGCGTAGCAGCCACCTTCGAAATTGAAGACGCCGTTCGGGCCCCAGCCGTGCTCGTCGTCACCGATCAGGGTGCGGTTCGGGTCGGCCGACAGCGTGGTCTTGCCGGTGCCGGAGAGGCCGAAGAAGATCGCGGCATCGTCCTTGGCGCCGACATTGGCCGAGCAGTGCATCGGCATCACGCCGCGCTCGGGCAGATAGTAGTTCAGCGTGGTGAAGACCGACTTCTTCATCTCGCCGGCATAGTAGGAGCCGCCGATCAGCACGATCTTGCGGGCGAAGTCGATCGCGACGACGTTCTCCGACTTGCAGCCATGGCGCTTCGGATCGGCGCGGAAGCTCGGCATGTCGATGATGGTGAGCTCGGGCGTGAAGGTCGACAGCTCGATCGCCTCGGGGCGGATCAGCAGCGTGCGGATGAACAGCGAATGCCAGGCGAGCTCAGTGAACACGCGGGTCTTGATCCGGTAGGCCGGATCGGCGCCGCCGTAGAGGTCCTGCGCGAACAGGCTCTTGCCTTCGGCGTGCTTGAGGAAGTCCTGATAGAGCGTCTCGAACTGCTCCGCGGTGATCGACTGGTTGCCGGCCCACCACATCTTCTTGTCGGTGGTGGCGTCGCGCACCGTGAACTTGTCCTTGGGGCTGCGGCCCGTGAACTCGCCGGTGTCGGCGCACAGCGCACCGTCGGCAGACAGCACCGCCTCGCCCGCGGAGAGCGAGTATTGATAGAGTTGCGGCGCGCCGAGGTTCCAGTGAACCTGTTTGAGATTCTTTAAGCCGAATTTGTCGGCGCCGAAGGCACCGTTGCGCACGCCCGTCTCTTGCACGAAAAAATCCTCCTAGAACCCGCGACACATAGCGCGACCAAGCTTTGGCGCCATCGCAGTCACCGTGAATAATAGGCCATCCGGCCTAGGTTGGGCGACCTAATACTGATGAACGCTGGCGTTGCCAAGCCGATCCCGCAGGATTTGGTTTATTCAAGGACCGCGCCAAACGTCGCGCATGTCTGCTCTGAGCAGGTGCATCAAAAAATCACGAATGATCGCGCAACCAAATGCGCGTTTCGACGTTATCGGGGGTTATTGCGACGCACAATTCCCTGGGCGGTCTATCGTACGTCTCCCTCGCCGATCAGTGCGAACGGTCCCCACATCGCAGGATAGGCGTTGCGCGGCGACGAGGCGTCGTCGAGATA
Protein-coding regions in this window:
- a CDS encoding RNA polymerase sigma factor region1.1 domain-containing protein, with the protein product MERRKIIQAAIGLGRRKGFVTFEQLNQLLPAATIEPKDIEAIMQALSDEGINLIDDDQA
- a CDS encoding glycogen/starch/alpha-glucan phosphorylase; this encodes MQDQSFQPNFPAPDQPIDELALAEIKGAILAKLRLAIGKDAGMATKHDWYQAAALALRDRIVHRWLTAEKHSYDAGRKRVYYLSLEFLIGRLFTDALNNMGLLKIFEVALGDLGVSLPELRKCEPDAALGNGGLGRLAACFMESMATLSIPAIGYGIRYDYGLFRQIINQGWQQEYPDEWLGFGNPWELQRPEVIYNIHFGGGVEHVDDKGRDRAIWHPGETVQAIAYDTPIVGWRGQHVNALRLWSARSPDPLKLDAFNKGDYVSASAEQSRAEAICKFLYPNDESPAGRELRLRQEYFFVSASLQDLVKRHLSSDGQLRSLSSKVAVQLNDTHPSLAVTELMRILVDLHNFRWDEAWKITVATLSYTNHTLLPEALETWPVELFERLLPRHLEIIYRINVQHLALAEARAPGDIDFRASVSLIDEKSGRRVRMGQLAFVGSHRINGVSAMHSDLMRETVFHDLNHLYPGRITNKTNGITFRRWLMLANPKLTDLLRETCGDAVLDDPTQLSLIEARASDVEFQKKFRAVKHHNKTALARLIGERLGIKVDPGALFDVQIKRIHEYKRQLLNVIETVALYQSMKDDPNGNWVPRVKIFAGKAAASYKYAKLIIKLINDVAEVVNNDPAIGGKLKVVFLPDYNVSLAEVIIPAADLSEQISTAGMEASGTGNMKLALNGAITIGTLDGANIEIRDHVGNENIAIFGMEAGDVMIRRKQGLDASDVIRSSPKLQRAINAVGAGEFSPGDPGRFESIAHALRYLDHYMVSADFDSYYEAQRAVDARWQVAPAWTRASILNVARMAWFSSDRTIREYAEEIWNVPVNPTTPLLPDLRDAAG
- a CDS encoding acyl-CoA thioesterase, giving the protein MHAKLPHPFDDATRITAGDSSWQGHTSDDYWAFVGPFGGATAATILRALIEHPQRAGDPLAVTVNYCAPIAKGPFDLDVRLVKANRSSQHWSVELSQGGGEVATLATAVFAERRPSWEHRVATVPDAAAFEATLPFPKISASWANQYEFRFVEGEMRIGPPQAELASTYSKIWISDRTPRRLDMLSLMSMSDAFFGRIFHARRELVPFGTVSLTTYFHTDSEELAAEDIARVLATADSKIMHKSYADQNAELWSPNGRLLATTTQIAYFKA
- a CDS encoding phosphoenolpyruvate carboxykinase; this translates as MQETGVRNGAFGADKFGLKNLKQVHWNLGAPQLYQYSLSAGEAVLSADGALCADTGEFTGRSPKDKFTVRDATTDKKMWWAGNQSITAEQFETLYQDFLKHAEGKSLFAQDLYGGADPAYRIKTRVFTELAWHSLFIRTLLIRPEAIELSTFTPELTIIDMPSFRADPKRHGCKSENVVAIDFARKIVLIGGSYYAGEMKKSVFTTLNYYLPERGVMPMHCSANVGAKDDAAIFFGLSGTGKTTLSADPNRTLIGDDEHGWGPNGVFNFEGGCYAKCIKLSQEAEPQIYAASTRFGAVLENCVLDEDTRVVDFDDGSKTENTRSAYPLDFIPNASRTGRAPQPKNVVMLAADAFGVLPPIAKLSPAQAMYHFLSGYTAKVAGTERGLGNEPQPEFSTCFGSPFLPLDPSVYGNMLRDLIAQHNVDCWLVNTGWTGGKYGTGSRMPIKVTRALLTAALDGSLRNVEFRTDKYFGFAVPTALPGVPSEILNPVNTWKDKDEFDKTARALVGMFQKNFAKFEAQVDAEVRAAAPDVKLAAE